The Brettanomyces bruxellensis chromosome 8, complete sequence genome segment TACAAGCAGACATTTTAGGAGAGTATCAAGTATTGCTTGCATTAAGTGACAAAAAGCTATTCTACTGGCCGCTTGACGTTTTGAGAGGAGGAGACGCAAATAAAAATGCCAAGATTGGCAAGGAGCTTATGAGTCATGTATCATTCTTCAAAATCGGCGTTTGCTCCGGTCGAATGCTTGTTTGTGCGGCTAAATCGTCCTCTAATATGATTAGGGTATTTGAGCCAATTGATCCAATTAATCAGAGGCgacagaagaaaaagtttagGTCAGAAACTAAAGATGTCAACTTTGGATCGGAGCCCGTTTCGgtgaatttcttgaagaCAAAGCTGTGTGTTGGATGTTCCAGGGGCTTTGAAATTGTTTCTTTGGATAATAATGTGATGGAACAACTTTTGGATCCTGCCGATACATCGCTGGACTTTGcaattggaagagaaggCTTGAAGCCACTTGAAATTGATCGAATAAACTCGgactttcttctttcctattcatctttctcattCTTTATTAATCATAATGGTTGGAGATCACGTCCAAAGTGGATTATTCACTGGGAAGGTGTTCCTCACGCTTTTGCACTTTGGTATCCGTACCTTCTTGCATTTGATAATAACATGATCGAGATCAGACACGTTGAGACAGGTGATCTTCTCAGAGTTATAGTTGCAGAAAACATCAGGTTTTTACACTCGTCATCACAAGAGATTCTATATGCTTACGAGGATGAAAGAGGCTATGATGTTGTTGCATCCTTAGATTTCTGGGACAAGACGGTGAAGAATAACATTGCTTTAGCAAGCAAATAAACTTTTGGGATTCATATTGAATTAATGCaatgaataattttttttatctgttctttcatattttttcaggatttgtattattttgaCTGAATATATTAATAGGTTTACAAGATACAAATTATGGTAAGTACCCTACATAAATAGGGCACATTTGATACTAATTGTACCCTCTTCATATAAATATGTTGTATATTTGTGTAAAAGCTGCTTCATTTTtagtttattttttttgcgcgcttttcttattttattgtattcTGCAGAACCTTTTCTTATCTGACCAGAAGCTTTCGTTATTTCCTATTTAAACGCCAGAATAGGTACACTTTATTAGAGACTAACGgcgaaatcaaaaaatagtCAATTGTAGAGTGCTTTATCGATCGCTGGAAGctgcacttttttttcaactcaACTTGAAAGGTTCGAAGAAATAAACCACGCACTGTCTACAGCATGCCAACGTCCGAACTTCGACATGGCTTGTTAAACGATCAATCGTTTTTGAATAATCTCCAGTCTCATTACTTTTCTCATTATGATTTGAAACGAAATACGACTGGTGCAAATATTTCCCCAGAGGACACCAAACATAAAATTCCCGACTGGAAATCGCAaggaaacaacaaaaaaaccACAACAGCTGCATTAGTTATGTGCTTGAACTTGGGAATTCCACCTCCGGACATAATTCGTCCACAGGAATGCCCATTTTTGGAGTCTTTTGTTAATCCAAATGCCTATTCGGATCCGAAGAAAGCCCTTCAGGCGATTGGTAGAAATCTTCAACTTAATTTTGAatcaatatcttcaagaacaaaatataaacaGTCATTAGACCCATCTGTCGAGGATATAAAGCGATTATGCACCACATTACGTCGAAATGCAAAAGATGAACgtattctattttattaCAATGGCCATGGAGTTCCTCAACCCACTCAAAGCGGAGAGATATGGGTCTTTAACAGAGGCTATACCCAATACATACCTGTCAGCTTATACGATTTACAAAATTGGATTGGTGCACCCTGCATTTTTGTAATTGATACTTCAGCTGCTGGTAATGTTattgaaaacaacaaaaagtttattcaaaagagaattgatgatgaagcaaACCATCATGGAGACCCTGCTGCCCCTTCTTCGGTGAGTTCATATATAGAATCACTGCAACTTGGAGCTTGCGGATCAAAAGAGATCTTACCGATGAATCCGGATTTACCTGCAGATTTCTTTACTTGTTGTCTAACTTCCCCGATTGAAATGAGTGTTAAGTGGTTCGTACTATCTTCACCACTACGGAAAGAAGGTAATTATGATATTTTAAAAGACAGTGAAGGACAGATAGAGATTCCAGGAAGACTTACTGATAGAAGAACACCATTGGGAGAGCTCAATTGGATATTTATTGCTGTGACGGATACAATTGCTTGGACGTCATTACCACGACCATTGTTCAAAAAGCTCTTTAGGCAGGATTTAATGGTGGCTGCACTTTTCAGAaactttcttcttgcaaagaaaattatgCCACTGGCTGGATGCCATCCTGTTTCTGATCCACCACTGCCTAATGTTAATGATCATCCAATGTGGGATTCTTGGGAGTTAGCAATTGATGAGGTATTGGGTCAGCTTGTCAGGCAAAAGAAGGTGGAAAAGCCAAAGCCAAATCTTTCCGATATTCCTCAACTACAGTCGGTAGATTCAGAATCGACACATCACCACACCCGTCAGAATCAGCAGAATAATCACCAAAACACTTCACAGAGAGGTAGAACCGGCGGGAAACAAGCAAACGGTcaacaaagaaatatttcaacatcttctACACCTCTCAAAGGCCAAATGATTTCCTCTGCTTCTCAGATTAAGAAGTTGATTACGTATCaacattcttctttctttgagCAACATCTTACGGCTTTTGAAATATGGCTTCGATATGGATCGAGTTCGAAGAAACCTCCACAACAGTTACCTATAGTTCTTCAGGTCTTGTTATCTCAGGCACATAGACTACGTGCATTACATCTACTAtcacaatttttggatttggGTCCATGGGCTGTGTATCTTGCGTTAAGTATCGGAATCTTTCCATATATTTTAAGACTTTTACAAAGCCCTTCCTCTGAACTTAAGCCAATTTTGACATTTATTTGGGCTAGGATTATGTCGGTCGACTATAGGAATACCCAACAAGAACTTTTTAAAGACAGAAGATACAATTATTTTGTTCAGATATTTACAACACAAGCTCCACATACATTTGTCGATAGTTCATATGCTAACGGAAACATACATGACGTTGTTGGCAGCAAGTTAACATTCGACGACCAAAAAGCAATGAGTGCATTCGTTTTGGCATGCTTTGTTCGTGGATTCGAGAACGGTCAAAAAGTTTGTCTCTCCGTTGAGCTAGTAAAAACATGCATATATTATATAGAAACATCTGAGAGCCCATTATTGAGACAGTGGAGTGCTATGCTTATTGCTGAGTTGGTGGATGGGAGGGCCGAAGCAGCCGCAGTGTTTATGAAGAGCAGGTTGACAACCAGATTATTGAGGTTTATAGATGATCCAATTCCCGAAGTTCGTGCTGCCATTGTGAATGCTCTTGCAAATTTCATTCTCTTTGTTAGCATCCAGGATGAGGTAGATAATTCTTATATCACATTGCAGGAAGAATTGAATGAGCAAGAACTACAAATTGCCGTCAAAGTTCTTTCGCTAATAAATGAGGGGTCGCCCTTAATTAGACGAGAGATGAACTGCTTCTTTAGTCGCTTTGTCGTTAAGTACATCGAGTTCTTTGTTAtttgtgcattttttcAATTAGAGGAAGAAATCACTCTTATGGACAATCCATCTATTATTGACGAGGTGAGAAGAAAATCTCCTGCATATggttcaattttttcttcaatatgGAAAGCTTTACTTATATCAAGCGAGGACCCTCATGATGAAGTGCGCGATTATGCGGAACAAATTGTGGACTATATCGTATGGAAGTTGAATGAAAGCCCATTGGAGGATGCTGTCAGAGGAATGGAAAGCTATATTTTCCacaaaaaagcaagcaTCAATGTAAATGGCGTTCTTTCATCAAATGCCAGTGATATTGCCTCCTCAATAATTCACATCCAGTCACCGAAACTTTCAACTTCCCAAAGGGATGTCGAAAACAGAAGGATCCAGTCGATGACAGTGCTTCCTCACAATAACGGTCAAACCGATTTGAAACTCCGGCGTACTGCGtcaacaatttcaaattcaaccATAGGGAAATCGATTTTAGCAAAAGCTGCAGGTTGGattaaaaatatgaagataTCAGAAGAGATTGACGGTGATGATTCTTCAAGTATTTTCAAACTTCCGCTTTCCCAGCAACCAGATACAATTCCTTATGGAAGCCTGCCAAAACCCACGACACCGAGGTTTCATCCTGGAAACGAGATGAATGGAAAACCCGAATTACCACTGAAGAGCCAGTTTTTTGAGTATAGTTGTGAATATTTCCAGGAACCTCAATTAGGAAAGAAGGATTCGGATGAACCAGGAAGCGAGGAATATACAAAAAGACTTTGGCGGAGAAACAGAAATGAAGCGATAATATCAGAAACTCAGCCACAAAAGGAAATGGCTTTAAGAGGCGATTGGACTAATGTTGTCGCAAACTTAAACAATAAAACTCAACCTAAAATTGTCAAATTTATGCAGTTTGAGAATTGGTTAGTTTCAACAGATGAAAGAGATACCGTTACAACCTTCGACTGGGAAAAACAAGAGGAgttatcaaaattttccAATGGTAATCCTTTCGGGACTAAAATATCCGACgttaaatttttgaatgaaGATGACATCCCTCTTTTATTAACTTGTTCCAGTGATGGCGTTGTGAGAATATACAAAAACTTTGAtgatatttcaaaatacaAACTCATTACCGCATGGAGAGCCCTTACAGATATGATTTTGACACCTCGGTCTGTTGGCCTTATTTCTGAATGGCAACAAAGTCGTGGTACACTTATGGTTACGGGTGATGTAAAGGTAATAAAATTATGGGATGCTCCTAGGGAGAAATGTGTGGAGGAGATTCCATTGAGATCCACATCACAAATTACTTCTCTTACGTCAGACCAAGTTAGTGGTGATATATTTGTCGGCGGGTTCAGGGATGGTACTATAAGAGTTTACGATCGGAGGGTTGAAGCAAGGGAGTCAATGGTGAAGCTCTACAAGCCGAAGTCTCGTACTGGAATTTCTTCCATAAAAAGTATACATATGCAGAGGGGTGGGATGAGAGAACTAGCCTCTGGAGCATCAAACGGATTTGTGAAATTATGGGACATTCGAATGAACGATCCAATATTAAGCTTCAGGGCTTTTAATAAGACGATGACCACTTCTATTATCCATGAACATGCACCGGTGATAGCCTGTGCctcaaaaaagataaatatttACAGCACAGCAGGGCAACTTCTAAACAGTATAAATAATACTGGCTTTATGAATCAACTTAATGAGACTGCTGGAAACAACAGTTATATCAACTGCTTGGCGTTACATCCTCATAGAATGATGCTAGCAAAAGGTCAAAATCAGAGTTCTAATATCTCCGTCTATCAATGCATGGACAattctgattctgaatATTGAGTGTGCTTATAGAATTAATAAAACATACCTTTTTGATATAGAAATTTCTTACATAATATTGATAAACAGTATATTAAACttttaaataataatatattattaatgAGTATTTTCTGGTGATTGAAGATGACTGAAAAGAAGTGGGGTATTTCccttaaattttttagaACCAAATGGTTACGCCCAAGTTCCAGATGATTATGTAATGCAAAAGCTTACGTaatgcttttcaattttttttttttttttttttttggtaatAGGCTAATGCTATTGAACGGATGATTACTAAGGATTACCAAGATAAAAGGAACTGACAACCTATGAAATTCACCGGATTAGTAAATTTGGCGAAGTATAAATATCGACAAATTATCCTGGAGTGATATcttatcaaattttttgacATCAAACATTAAATTCTTATTTGAcataataaattatattaACTTACAGGGAgctaaaaaagaagagcttAATTTGATCCAAAATGAGCAAGAGTAGGACTATTTTTAAATCATTTTATGCTGCTGAACAGGGAGAAGGTGCAGGCGCTATTGTTAGGAGATCAATTGGCGTCAGGCAGATGCGAAACTTCACTCCATTTTTGATGCTTGATCACTTCAATGTATCAAAAGGTGCTGGATTTCCAGACCACCCCCACAGAGGACAAGAAACAATTACTCTTCTAATGAAAGGATTCATGCTACACGAGGATTTCACAGGTGCCAGCGGTATTTTAAGACCAGGAGATCTCCAATTTATGACTGCAGGAAAAGGTGCGATGCATAGTGAAATGCCATATTCTCCAGATGGACAAGCAGTTGAAGGCCTGCAACTTTGGGTTGATTTACCTAAAgatttgaaatattcagAGCCCAGATACAGGGATTTAAGGAGTGAGGAGATTCCAGTTATTAAGCCAAATGAAAAAGTCACTGTTAAGGTTATCAGCGGGAGATCATATGGAACTGAATCAATGAAAAACCTTGCTTACACACCAGTTGTATACTATGACTTTACAATTAAAGCTGGTGGCGCATTTGAACAAGATGTCCCTGAAGATTTTAATGCTTTCATTTATCTTTTAGATGGCAGCTTAGAATTAAATGGCGAGTCTCTACAAAAATTTAGTGCCACATTCTTTAATCGAGATGGAAAAAACATTAAAGGAACAGTTCCCGATGGTTCGCATGACGCTCACTTCGTATTGATTGCTGGAAAAGTTCTTGACCAACCAGTTGTCCAATATGGACCTTTTGTTGTTTGCTCGAAGGATGAAGTGTATCAAACCTTTGAGGATTATcaagaagcaaagaatGGGTTTGAAAGATCGAAGAACTGGCATAGTAAAATAGGAAACGGGGTTACCAAAGAGATTTTTAATGATTTAATAAGTAAGGTCGGTGGTACCTCAGAGAAAATGTATTAATTCACTATTTTATTGGATTTTATCCAAAAGCATGTGGACGCCACAACAGTCATTTGTAAACTTTTAtagatttatttatacGATATTATGTTATGTATCTTTGAGCTGTTATCCTGTATATATTGTACGTCGATCCGATCTCGGAGTTTTCGGCTTGGTATCCAGAGAGCCAAAAAAATCTCGGACTGCAGGTGTTTCCGAAATTGGTTTAACGGCTAAGAACTAGTCCGTTTCGGTGAAATTCCTTAAAAAATACACTATGTTAACGGGCTTTGATATGTTAAAGAACTACAAAGGTGCATATATAAAGATACTTATTGCTTCAAATTTGTCGTCCTCAGTAATTTAAAAGACCTTTTCAACCTGTCTTAATCCTGATAGCGCTTATTTTAAAGGGGTTTTGCTGAACTTAAAGTAttacctttttttcagccAAAggtttttcaattttttttcgcctTATCTGCGATTAGGCCATATTGAAAACAGCCCGCAACGGTCTTTCCAGGTCTGTCCTGAAATTTAACATAgattttgataattttcTTCACATACATATAACCCGGTCAAGGTTCAATAATATGCAAACAGTAACGAGATAAATTTGTGAAACAACTTGAATCATATCCTATTAAAGATAAGcgtttcaaatttttttttttgcctaGATAATCCTACTTATAAAGATCGGTACTTGGAATGCGTGCATCTTTGAGGCTTGACGAGCAGGAAAAAGGACAGAGATCATCTACAGTAATACAGGAAGTCaaatataacaaaaatGCCAATAATAGAAGTAAATGGAATGGTGGTATAACACTTCCTCAGAGAATGGCGAGTGCGTGTGTCGGATCCGTTTTAACATCTTTACTGGTTACACCTTTTGATGTTGTGAGAATTCGGCTCCAACAACAGGAAATGCTTTTTCCACCTGGTCTAAAGAATGCCGACCGGTGTTGTAGGAGGATAGTTTTTTGGGAGGAGAACAACGGAGATATTATGGCAGGTGTGAGGGAAAATTCTTTCTGCAGTAAGAATAGTTGCGTGACGGAAAGTCGCCTACCAAATACAATGACAGGGATCTCAAAAATAGCAAAGAATGAAGGAATTAGCGCCCTTTACAGGGGTATTGGATTAACACTGCTAATGGCGATTCCATCCAATGTTGTGTACTTCAGTGGTTATGACATTCTTAGGACCAGCTCACCGTTGGAGAAATCACATCCTATTTTAAATCCGCTGCTTTGTGGAGCATCGGCCAGGATCCTTGCCGCAACTTCGGTTGCGCCGATGGAATTGATAAAAACGAGGTTGCAGGCGGTTCCCGCTAGGCAAAAGAATATACGCTCATTTGTAATTTTAAAGATGgtgttgaaaaatatgtgGAAAGATCTAAGGGACAAAGGACCATCGAGTCTTTTCAAGGGCTTACAATTAACACTTTGGAGAGACGTTCCATTTTCCGGGATATACTGGGCGGCATATGAGTCATTAACGAAATGGTTCAAACGGACAAGACTTTTGAGTTCAGAAAGAGATGATTTGTCGGGTAGTAGCCCGTTCAATGGAACAATTTTCACAAGATCATTTCTCTCTGGTTCTATTGCGGGAATCACTGCAGCACTTTTTACCAATCCTTTTGATGTTGGTAAGACAAGATTCCAAGTGGCTTCGGAACAAGATCCAAAATCATTTGGTACTTTAAGTACATTAGCAAAGAAGGGCACTACCAAGGCTAGTGAAACATTGGGTAGACAACCGATGTTTAAGTTTTTATTCACaatatacaaaaatgaGGGGTTGGGAGCACTTTACGTAGGTATCTTCCCCAGATGCCTGAAAATAGCACCTTCATGTGCCATAATGATTTCAACGTATGAAGTTTCTAAgcaatttttcaagaaagtGGATCAGGGCCGTTTAATATGATAGAAAAGCGGCATGCGGCATCTATATACAATCACGCActtatacatatattttatctttcttatcttgcATATTCAATGAGAAGTTAAGGCCGATCCTTAGCTTGCTTAATACTATAAGGATTCATCTgcaaaatttttaaaaaaaatcaacaaaagTATAATTGTAACCTAAAACCAATTTGTATTACGTGAGGTATGATGTGATCTAAAAATTAGTAAATAAAGTATTATCTTTATGAATTTATATTGAGTTCATATCGATCAAGTATCGGTAAGtgtataaaaagaggtatTTATATAGCAAGATAACTGCACATTTGAACACTTTCATTTAAACGAAGTTCGGAATTCGATTTTCTTAAATTTATTGCCAGATGCTAGATTCCTTAGATCTCATCAAGCTAGAAAGTCGTTGTGAAATTTTACCGGGCATGGAAATGCTCTGGGATGAAGCCGGTCTTTCTAAAGCTGGCTTTTTAAAATGACTGCAAAATGCGGCGTGAACAACTTTTCCCGCCTTTCCCACAGCCAGACATTCCGAACATGTTGGCTCCACACCAGATGTGGCTTCATCTCCGGCTCcttcaaatacttttttaGATGATGCATTTCTGATTTTGCCACtttttaataaattaaGCTCATTTGTACGGTCTTTGagtttattttctttattatcaTCTGACAACCTGGATTCCGATCCTGATCCCGATCCTGTAAGGGGATGTATTCTTTCAAATCCCGATTCTCGCGTAGTTTCAgcatatattttatttacgGGGTACATGCTCCCTTCATTGACATACCTGAATAATGTATCACATCCTTCTTTCATTCTGTTGCAAGATGTCTGAAGACATATTGCATAATCTAGAAGAGAACCTTTTAGAACTGTACTAATCGCCTTTATCAGTTGTTCATTAATAACCTCAATTGAGGCGTCGATttcctcaattttttctttggctAGATGTAGAGCTTGCCCTTctcccttttttctttcctcctctCTCACTTCGATCATAGTAGCTTGCCGCTTATTTCTTTGTACCtccattttgttttccctTTGAAAAACATGTGCAAGTTGTAGATTAATATTCTCTTGTTTTCTGATCAATTCTTCCTCTGATCTGATCTGAATATCTAAAAGAGCATTATATTCAGATAACATTCTGGAGTTTTCATAATTTGGTAAAATGGCCATCCAATTTGCAATACtagaaaagaaatcctGCTCTCTTTTaaccattttcttccttgtattaattaatttaGTCAATCTATAAGCAACTTGGGCTGCACTTGGTTGACTTGGACTTTTAATGCCCAGAGCCTCCAATGTTTTGAGAAGAGGATTGATAAACTGAGGTGGCTTCGCTCTTTGCCTTTGATATTGTGACACGAGAGACACTGAATTTGGTGATTTACCATTATTCCATGTATTGGAAGAATTGAGGTACTGTTGTCCTTGAGTTTCTTGATGCATTATGGCAGATGGATATAATGAATCGGAATCTAATGTCGGCATATtgttatcatcatcaggTTGATCGGTCATTTTAGGATATTGCTCTTGCCTCGAAAATCCAGTCTTCCACATAATTGAATTTGTAatgtatgtatatatttaatAACCACTAGTgggctttttttctctcaatgaatagaaaatgaatgtaCATATTTATAACGTTTGAATTTGCCGAGGACAAAATGTGATCCCATAACCAGCTAAATACAGGAAGCGTCTAACAGGGGCACAAAAATTCATATTAGGAAATTGGAATCAAAACAAGGAAGGAGGAGCGCAAGATCtgggagaaaaataaagagaattGTAAACAAAAAGATGGCAAAGAATAGAACAGAGCACATTGAAATTTTCCATCAAGATTacaggggaaaaaagcaaagcgTTTTCTAACGCTGCTTCCACTGATGATTCTTGTAATATATGTAAATCTATTATCAAGTCAATTTACATGATTCGTTTAAGCAGCAGCCgaaataaaatgtatttatttAGTTTCGAAAGTAATGCAGTGTAAATGATAAAAGGGGGCAAAGATTGTTGTTAGTATGTGCTAATATTTGGTTGAGTTACGTAATCTGGAATGTGAATTTGGTGAACGGATGTGATTCTGATTTGTATGGTGATTGGTCTTTAATACggattgaagaggaaagcgAGAAAGGTTAGTTAAACGAAAAGATGGTTGAGAAAAAGGTATTTCTCATTGGTTGATTAAGTAatcaaacaatgaaaattaaGGAACTCAGGAAACCATCagagaaaagttttttgtttataattAAGGGCTTTGCCACTTCTgtgcagatgaaatatgcatGATGTAAACGGTCATGTGGAATAACGAAAGTTAACGAAGTTAAGCAAGTTATTAAGGGACCAACCtactgatattatttctacTACATAGGATTAGTATTAGCTGCTTATTTACGTAATTAGTATATAAAGGAAGCTTTCAATAAATCTCGGATTACAACAGATTTCCAATCTTTATTCCAGAATGTCTTTGTCATTTATTGATAGCAGGGAGAATAGAACTCCACCAACTCAAAGCGAGTGTATTGAGCTCATAAGGATTTTAGAGTTTGATAATGAGGATGTTCAGAAGATCTTCAACGCTAAGAATTTTACTGAACCAAAAAGgaattctcttttctttattttaaagTTTAAGAGATGGTTTTGTCAGCAGTTGCATGGTGTTAGAACATCAACGACAGAACAGATTAGGGCAGTTGATAAGTTGTTTGATCTGAAGACAGCGGAAGGATTGCCGGTTTAGGCAATCTCGCTTACTTGAAGTAAGGCAGTTAATCTCTTCTTTGATGGTTATATCAGAGAGTAATTTAGAGGTGTAACTGGTTGGAGTATTATTACGATAATAAATGCTTTGTTGGAAAATATTCAGGGCCCAGAATGCATTACCTTTGAAGTAGATGCGTATAACGCATACAAGAATACTACTTCAGGTGAAATTATTGAGATTGTTGAGTTATTACTTTACGATTACAGTGAGCCAATGATTTTGGTTAAGGTTGCAAAGATGCTAGGAAAAAGATTTGAGGATTTATTCTTCATGGAGCTAAGGTTTCTAGGATCTATGCAGGATATGCATTGGGCAGATAATGTCAATAACATTAGAATCGTGTTCTATTGTCATAAATGGAGCGCATCCGGAGTTAATGTTAAACTTGAATCGGCTAATAAGGTTGTGACCCAAGGTAAAAAGGGTACAAAAGGGGTAGCCAGATGATTCGAAATGGCATTCaaaaaggataaagaagatgatttttttttttttaatttgccGAAAGAATGGGCACTTCAAAAAGGAATGCTCAGAGTACAAGAAATGGAAGGCCAGTAAGGCCAAAGAAGGAGTTCAGTCTTACAGTACTGAGGAAACTCATTGTATGGAAGTAATTGAACTTTC includes the following:
- a CDS encoding uncharacterized protein (BUSCO:EOG092609RF), translated to MPTSELRHGLLNDQSFLNNLQSHYFSHYDLKRNTTGANISPEDTKHKIPDWKSQGNNKKTTTAALVMCLNLGIPPPDIIRPQECPFLESFVNPNAYSDPKKALQAIGRNLQLNFESISSRTKYKQSLDPSVEDIKRLCTTLRRNAKDERILFYYNGHGVPQPTQSGEIWVFNRGYTQYIPVSLYDLQNWIGAPCIFVIDTSAAGNVIENNKKFIQKRIDDEANHHGDPAAPSSVSSYIESLQLGACGSKEILPMNPDLPADFFTCCLTSPIEMSVKWFVLSSPLRKEGNYDILKDSEGQIEIPGRLTDRRTPLGELNWIFIAVTDTIAWTSLPRPLFKKLFRQDLMVAALFRNFLLAKKIMPLAGCHPVSDPPLPNVNDHPMWDSWELAIDEVLGQLVRQKKVEKPKPNLSDIPQLQSVDSESTHHHTRQNQQNNHQNTSQRGRTGGKQANGQQRNISTSSTPLKGQMISSASQIKKLITYQHSSFFEQHLTAFEIWLRYGSSSKKPPQQLPIVLQVLLSQAHRLRALHLLSQFLDLGPWAVYLALSIGIFPYILRLLQSPSSELKPILTFIWARIMSVDYRNTQQELFKDRRYNYFVQIFTTQAPHTFVDSSYANGNIHDVVGSKLTFDDQKAMSAFVLACFVRGFENGQKVCLSVELVKTCIYYIETSESPLLRQWSAMLIAELVDGRAEAAAVFMKSRLTTRLLRFIDDPIPEVRAAIVNALANFILFVSIQDEVDNSYITLQEELNEQELQIAVKVLSLINEGSPLIRREMNCFFSRFVVKYIEFFVICAFFQLEEEITLMDNPSIIDEVRRKSPAYGSIFSSIWKALLISSEDPHDEVRDYAEQIVDYIVWKLNESPLEDAVRGMESYIFHKKASINVNGVLSSNASDIASSIIHIQSPKLSTSQRDVENRRIQSMTVLPHNNGQTDLKLRRTASTISNSTIGKSILAKAAGWIKNMKISEEIDGDDSSSIFKLPLSQQPDTIPYGSLPKPTTPRFHPGNEMNGKPELPLKSQFFEYSCEYFQEPQLGKKDSDEPGSEEYTKRLWRRNRNEAIISETQPQKEMALRGDWTNVVANLNNKTQPKIVKFMQFENWLVSTDERDTVTTFDWEKQEELSKFSNGNPFGTKISDVKFLNEDDIPLLLTCSSDGVVRIYKNFDDISKYKLITAWRALTDMILTPRSVGLISEWQQSRGTLMVTGDVKVIKLWDAPREKCVEEIPLRSTSQITSLTSDQVSGDIFVGGFRDGTIRVYDRRVEARESMVKLYKPKSRTGISSIKSIHMQRGGMRELASGASNGFVKLWDIRMNDPILSFRAFNKTMTTSIIHEHAPVIACASKKINIYSTAGQLLNSINNTGFMNQLNETAGNNSYINCLALHPHRMMLAKGQNQSSNISVYQCMDNSDSEY
- a CDS encoding uncharacterized protein (BUSCO:EOG09262JAT) → MRASLRLDEQEKGQRSSTVIQEVKYNKNANNRSKWNGGITLPQRMASACVGSVLTSLLVTPFDVVRIRLQQQEMLFPPGLKNADRCCRRIVFWEENNGDIMAGVRENSFCSKNSCVTESRLPNTMTGISKIAKNEGISALYRGIGLTLLMAIPSNVVYFSGYDILRTSSPLEKSHPILNPLLCGASARILAATSVAPMELIKTRLQAVPARQKNIRSFVILKMVLKNMWKDLRDKGPSSLFKGLQLTLWRDVPFSGIYWAAYESLTKWFKRTRLLSSERDDLSGSSPFNGTIFTRSFLSGSIAGITAALFTNPFDVGKTRFQVASEQDPKSFGTLSTLAKKGTTKASETLGRQPMFKFLFTIYKNEGLGALYVGIFPRCLKIAPSCAIMISTYEVSKQFFKKVDQGRLI